In Hallerella succinigenes, the following are encoded in one genomic region:
- the rpmA gene encoding 50S ribosomal protein L27 has protein sequence MAHKKGQGSVRNGRDSNAKYLGVKKYAGETVKAGGIIVRQRGSHFHPGNNVSMGKDFTLFSLVDGKVKFEQNAGRQKVSVYPES, from the coding sequence ATGGCTCACAAGAAAGGTCAAGGCTCCGTTCGTAACGGCCGCGATTCCAATGCGAAATACCTCGGCGTGAAGAAGTATGCAGGTGAAACGGTGAAGGCCGGTGGCATCATCGTTCGTCAGCGTGGTTCTCATTTCCACCCGGGCAACAACGTTAGCATGGGCAAGGATTTCACCTTGTTCTCTCTCGTTGATGGCAAGGTCAAGTTCGAACAAAACGCTGGTCGTCAGAAGGTTTCGGTCTATCCGGAATCGTAA
- the rplU gene encoding 50S ribosomal protein L21 — MYSIVETGGFQYKVEVGKTLKVPSVDAAVGSSLELKSVLLFSNGKEVKVGTPVLNDASVKVEVLAHDKEDTVIVFKKKRRTRYVRRNGHRQGYTEVLVTELHSGAESEVVDQKIIERNRARIKALAAQKVQNVPLTRKEKIAQGLPKPAKVKKNSIRKSKEA; from the coding sequence ATGTATTCTATTGTTGAAACAGGTGGTTTCCAGTATAAAGTCGAAGTCGGTAAGACTCTCAAGGTCCCGAGCGTCGATGCAGCTGTCGGTTCTTCTCTGGAGCTCAAGTCCGTCCTTCTTTTCTCCAACGGAAAAGAAGTTAAGGTCGGCACCCCTGTCCTGAATGATGCTTCTGTCAAGGTCGAAGTTCTCGCCCATGACAAGGAAGACACGGTTATCGTGTTCAAGAAGAAGCGTCGTACCCGTTACGTTCGTCGCAACGGTCATCGTCAGGGCTATACGGAAGTGCTCGTTACGGAACTCCATTCCGGTGCAGAATCCGAAGTCGTCGATCAGAAGATTATCGAACGCAACCGCGCTCGCATCAAGGCTCTTGCAGCTCAGAAGGTTCAGAACGTTCCGCTGACTCGCAAGGAAAAGATCGCTCAGGGTCTTCCGAAGCCGGCAAAGGTTAAGAAGAATTCCATCCGCAAGTCGAAGGAGGCTTAA
- a CDS encoding glycoside hydrolase family 2 protein, with amino-acid sequence MNSIVSLNGDWELLFDTEDMGIINRWYATYPSGTQKIQVPSVWEKYFDKVSLSQDAAYYFKHFTVDAKQVPKRIFLRFERISMHAVFWLNGKYLGSHFGAYTPCILDLSKAIKPGEDNVLCVRVANMGSANSRIDFGRESKEGADDRFVRPSEMPVGLPWTEYPFGGIYGNVDLILGGAAFISGVQLEPDLDEERVAVDVSFNNPRGFSTRLRILMRNPQGEVSELVKDVKLEKENASSRFIFKIRNLNKDKNFWTIEKPNLYTIELQLEGKAKTKQTPEHSFSVVKNFAFRKFDCIKGDFYLNDSIIKIQGVSYTQHWSEGGLWTSDKAKLRKDLEAIKKAGFNTIRSNGAPLTDAALDICDEIGLLVMQEFPIHTMRSTPRGLEAVYKLIEELVTEQKHHPCIVSWILGSENCPLVLENGNKLLNAVDGYDKCRPVISNLNCVYLSNEEEFHKDTGKLMGVTNEKILLYASHRMHLRMSPNAALTDFLAHYCDKNSIVEDEVNIPDTTLGNSQFQDEYENFVEETNGKILVTLKNHALLPASPTDIKGSRSIKNNKAIKQTFKQLEAFIDNRDLSIWKSLEAFNADAHRLALQSKLTQINAIQSNPLVSGFMLDQWADFGADFCGLVDENRKTKGFDSFMKAATTPTRLLITGFEPISAPQTEISFQLALLNQARLEDIEIEISIVDKSGKTVSSDKHKAKGQTSLTPLGTFTVVAPKAPGDYKLVLTLSSLGSVVSTTNENLLVLEDSDVQSAMSQVCFLDNNAETTADALAALAGPEKIIFTASLSSWNDVVLNKIVELTRDGGKTLFLSDLNPEDLETFNSSHHFTQTIESHFTTGANGLSVHYLVNGSELLPEFAGHQILDDLASSVIPSISLTELPNAQVLARSVTIANGELKTGVDLQIVPFGNGRLVFNQLNLFEGLETNPLADRVFTKLVQMLTK; translated from the coding sequence ATGAACTCTATCGTGAGCCTGAACGGCGACTGGGAACTTCTGTTCGACACAGAAGACATGGGTATTATCAATCGTTGGTACGCCACCTATCCAAGTGGCACCCAAAAAATCCAAGTGCCGAGTGTATGGGAAAAGTACTTCGACAAGGTCTCCCTTTCGCAGGACGCCGCCTATTATTTTAAGCACTTCACTGTGGATGCGAAGCAGGTTCCGAAGCGAATTTTCTTGCGCTTCGAACGTATTTCCATGCACGCCGTCTTCTGGTTGAACGGCAAGTACCTCGGCTCGCACTTCGGAGCCTACACGCCGTGCATTCTGGATCTTTCCAAGGCGATCAAACCGGGCGAAGACAACGTCCTTTGTGTGCGCGTAGCGAACATGGGTTCCGCCAACAGCCGTATCGACTTCGGTCGTGAAAGCAAGGAAGGCGCGGACGACCGTTTTGTTCGCCCGTCCGAAATGCCGGTCGGCCTCCCGTGGACAGAATATCCGTTCGGCGGTATCTACGGAAACGTGGACCTGATTCTCGGCGGAGCTGCTTTCATCTCGGGCGTCCAGCTTGAACCGGACCTCGACGAAGAACGCGTTGCAGTCGATGTCTCCTTTAACAATCCGCGTGGCTTCAGCACCCGTCTCCGCATCTTGATGCGCAATCCTCAGGGCGAAGTCAGCGAACTCGTCAAGGATGTCAAGCTTGAAAAGGAAAACGCTTCGAGCCGTTTTATCTTCAAAATCCGCAATCTGAATAAGGACAAGAATTTCTGGACGATCGAAAAACCGAACCTCTACACGATTGAACTTCAGCTCGAAGGCAAGGCGAAGACGAAGCAAACGCCGGAACATTCCTTCTCCGTGGTCAAAAATTTTGCATTCCGCAAATTCGACTGCATCAAGGGCGACTTCTACCTGAACGATTCAATCATCAAAATCCAGGGTGTCTCGTATACCCAGCACTGGAGCGAAGGCGGCCTTTGGACTTCCGACAAAGCCAAGCTCCGCAAGGATCTCGAAGCTATCAAGAAGGCTGGTTTCAACACGATTCGTTCCAACGGCGCCCCGCTGACCGATGCAGCTCTGGATATCTGCGATGAAATCGGTCTCCTGGTGATGCAAGAATTCCCGATTCACACGATGCGTTCTACCCCGCGCGGTCTCGAAGCGGTTTACAAGTTGATCGAAGAACTCGTGACGGAACAGAAGCACCACCCGTGCATTGTCTCCTGGATTCTCGGTTCCGAAAATTGCCCGCTCGTTCTCGAAAACGGTAACAAGCTTTTGAACGCGGTCGACGGTTACGACAAGTGCCGCCCGGTCATCAGCAACCTGAACTGCGTCTACCTCTCGAACGAAGAAGAGTTCCACAAGGACACCGGCAAGCTCATGGGCGTGACAAACGAAAAGATTCTTCTTTACGCGTCTCACCGCATGCACCTTCGCATGAGCCCGAACGCAGCCCTCACGGATTTTCTCGCCCACTACTGCGACAAGAATTCCATTGTCGAAGACGAAGTCAACATTCCGGACACGACTCTTGGCAATTCGCAGTTCCAGGACGAATACGAAAACTTTGTCGAAGAAACCAACGGCAAAATTCTCGTCACGCTCAAGAACCATGCACTTTTGCCGGCTTCCCCGACAGACATCAAGGGTTCTAGAAGCATCAAGAATAACAAGGCCATCAAGCAGACATTCAAGCAGCTCGAAGCCTTTATCGACAACAGGGATCTTTCGATTTGGAAATCGTTAGAAGCGTTCAACGCCGATGCGCACCGCTTGGCCTTGCAAAGTAAGCTCACGCAAATCAACGCCATCCAGAGCAACCCGCTCGTTTCCGGCTTTATGCTCGACCAGTGGGCTGACTTCGGTGCGGACTTCTGCGGTCTCGTGGACGAAAACCGCAAGACGAAGGGATTCGATTCCTTCATGAAGGCGGCGACCACCCCAACCCGCTTGCTCATCACCGGTTTTGAACCGATCAGCGCTCCGCAGACGGAAATTTCCTTCCAGCTTGCCTTGTTGAACCAGGCCCGCCTCGAAGATATCGAAATCGAAATTTCCATCGTCGACAAGAGCGGAAAAACCGTTTCGAGCGACAAGCACAAGGCGAAGGGCCAGACAAGCCTCACTCCGCTCGGCACGTTCACGGTCGTCGCTCCGAAGGCGCCTGGCGACTACAAGCTCGTGCTCACGCTCTCTTCCCTCGGATCCGTGGTCAGCACCACGAACGAAAACCTTCTTGTTCTCGAAGATTCCGATGTGCAAAGCGCCATGTCCCAGGTCTGCTTCCTCGACAACAATGCGGAAACGACAGCCGATGCCCTTGCTGCCCTCGCCGGTCCGGAAAAGATCATCTTTACGGCAAGCCTCAGCTCTTGGAACGACGTCGTTCTGAACAAGATCGTAGAACTCACCCGCGACGGCGGAAAGACGCTCTTCCTTTCGGATTTGAACCCGGAAGACCTCGAAACGTTCAATTCGAGCCATCACTTTACGCAGACGATCGAATCTCACTTCACCACCGGTGCGAACGGTCTTTCCGTGCATTACCTAGTGAACGGATCCGAACTGCTCCCGGAATTTGCTGGACATCAAATTTTAGACGATCTTGCATCTTCCGTGATTCCGAGCATTTCGCTCACCGAACTTCCGAACGCACAGGTTCTCGCACGTTCCGTGACGATCGCAAATGGCGAACTCAAGACGGGCGTCGATCTTCAGATTGTTCCGTTCGGCAACGGACGTCTGGTGTTCAACCAGTTGAACCTGTTCGAAGGTTTGGAAACGAACCCGCTCGCAGACCGCGTGTTTACAAAGCTCGTTCAGATGCTTACAAAGTAA